One window of Mediterraneibacter butyricigenes genomic DNA carries:
- a CDS encoding dicarboxylate/amino acid:cation symporter, giving the protein MKQFYQWYRKHITGAIFTGLILGILVGLFLANKSEFVLTATGLVGSIYMNALNMMIFPLVFCSIVMGITSIGSAKITGKITGAAMLFFLGTTVLASFVGLIIPRLIRLGKGVHFEMATADIQATEMNSILDTIKGLIPSNPIAAFANGNMLQVLTFAVIIGFTLIAIGEKGKPLLKVIDSCNEVCLKVISTVMYFTPIGVFCTIVPVVEANGTDTILSLATQLIILYAAFFGFAFIVYGTAVKVLGKVNPIRFFRAILPAALNAFGTCSSSATIPISKRCVEEELGVSNQISSIAVPLGATVNMDAVSIVMSFMIIFFANACGVNVSVSMMVIILLANTLLSVGTPGIPGGAIASFAALATMAGLPAGIMGVYISINTLCDMGATCVNVIGDLAGCVVLQEKIDLEK; this is encoded by the coding sequence ATGAAACAATTTTATCAATGGTATCGAAAACATATTACGGGAGCAATTTTTACGGGATTGATCCTTGGAATTCTGGTCGGCCTGTTTCTGGCAAATAAATCGGAGTTTGTTCTGACGGCAACCGGTCTGGTGGGAAGTATTTATATGAATGCTTTGAATATGATGATCTTTCCGTTAGTATTCTGTTCGATCGTGATGGGAATCACCAGTATTGGAAGCGCAAAAATCACCGGAAAGATTACAGGTGCAGCAATGCTGTTTTTCCTGGGGACAACAGTACTGGCAAGTTTTGTAGGGCTGATCATTCCGAGATTGATCCGTCTGGGCAAGGGGGTTCATTTTGAAATGGCAACGGCTGACATTCAGGCGACAGAGATGAACAGCATCCTGGATACGATCAAGGGGCTGATCCCGTCCAATCCGATCGCAGCGTTTGCCAACGGGAATATGCTTCAGGTGTTGACGTTCGCAGTGATTATCGGATTTACGCTGATTGCGATCGGAGAAAAGGGAAAGCCGCTATTGAAGGTGATTGATTCCTGCAATGAAGTCTGCTTAAAAGTCATCAGTACAGTCATGTATTTTACACCGATCGGAGTCTTCTGTACCATCGTTCCGGTCGTAGAGGCAAATGGAACGGACACGATCCTTTCTTTGGCAACACAATTGATTATTTTATATGCAGCATTCTTTGGATTTGCATTTATTGTCTATGGAACTGCGGTAAAAGTACTGGGAAAAGTAAACCCAATCCGTTTCTTCCGTGCGATTCTTCCGGCAGCTCTGAATGCATTCGGAACCTGTTCCAGTTCTGCGACGATTCCGATCAGCAAACGATGTGTAGAAGAAGAACTGGGTGTGTCCAACCAGATCTCCAGTATCGCAGTTCCGCTTGGAGCAACGGTAAATATGGATGCGGTTTCCATTGTCATGTCCTTTATGATTATATTTTTCGCAAATGCATGTGGAGTCAATGTCAGTGTATCCATGATGGTGATTATTCTTCTTGCGAATACATTGCTGTCAGTAGGAACACCGGGAATCCCGGGAGGAGCAATCGCGTCCTTCGCAGCACTGGCTACCATGGCAGGACTTCCGGCCGGAATCATGGGTGTTTATATCAGTATCAATACTCTGTGTGATATGGGAGCAACCTGCGTCAATGTAATCGGAGACCTGGCAGGATGTGTGGTATTGCAGGAAAAAATTGATCTGGAAAAATAA
- a CDS encoding diaminopimelate dehydrogenase: MEKIKIGIVGYGNIGRGVEQAIKRNDDMELKAVFTRRAPETVAIQTETAEVKPFDDMEAMKDQIDVMILCGGSATDLPVIGPKVAASFNTIDSFDTHAKIPEYFANVDKAAKEGGNIGIISVGWDPGMFSLNRLYAESILVQGSTYTFWGKGVSQGHSDAIRRIEGVKNAIQYTVPIEAAVDQVRSGSEPELTTRQKHLRDCYVVAEEGADKAAIEQAIKNMPNYFDEYDTTVNFISEEELKANHSKMPHGGFVIRTGETGCEGNKHVIEYSLKLDSNPEFTGSVLVAYARAAYRLSKNGESGARSVFDIAPAMLSQMTPEELRSHLL; the protein is encoded by the coding sequence ATGGAAAAAATAAAAATCGGAATTGTAGGATATGGAAATATCGGCCGGGGTGTAGAACAGGCCATCAAACGAAATGATGATATGGAATTAAAGGCAGTCTTTACAAGACGTGCTCCAGAGACAGTTGCAATCCAGACAGAGACTGCAGAAGTGAAACCTTTTGATGATATGGAAGCGATGAAAGATCAGATCGATGTTATGATCCTCTGCGGCGGTTCTGCCACAGATCTTCCGGTCATCGGACCAAAGGTTGCCGCTTCTTTTAACACCATCGACAGCTTTGATACCCATGCAAAAATTCCGGAATATTTTGCAAACGTAGACAAAGCAGCCAAAGAAGGCGGAAACATCGGCATCATTTCCGTAGGCTGGGATCCTGGAATGTTCTCTTTGAACCGTCTGTATGCAGAATCCATTCTGGTACAGGGAAGTACTTACACTTTCTGGGGAAAAGGTGTCAGCCAGGGCCATTCCGATGCGATCCGTCGGATCGAGGGTGTAAAAAATGCGATCCAGTACACCGTTCCGATCGAAGCAGCCGTTGACCAGGTACGCAGCGGAAGTGAACCGGAACTCACCACACGCCAGAAACATTTGAGAGACTGTTATGTTGTGGCAGAAGAAGGTGCCGATAAAGCAGCCATCGAACAGGCCATCAAGAACATGCCGAACTACTTTGATGAATACGATACAACCGTAAACTTTATCTCCGAAGAAGAGTTAAAGGCAAACCACAGCAAAATGCCTCACGGCGGTTTTGTAATCCGTACCGGAGAGACCGGATGCGAAGGCAATAAACACGTGATCGAATATTCTCTGAAACTGGATTCCAATCCGGAATTCACCGGAAGTGTTCTGGTTGCTTACGCACGTGCCGCTTACAGACTCTCCAAAAACGGAGAATCCGGAGCTCGCAGCGTCTTTGACATTGCACCGGCAATGCTGTCACAGATGACACCGGAAGAATTGAGATCTCATCTGCTGTAA
- a CDS encoding Hsp20/alpha crystallin family protein, whose protein sequence is MTYVKTKYFHDSLFDDFFDFPFYDDKAARKAEKKLYGHHVHDLMKTDIKEKKDGYELIIDLPGFHKDQVSAELTNGYLVISAAKGMDQESSDKASERYLRRERFAGSCQRSYYVGEDISEEDIKAEFKHGVLKLLFRRKKHSP, encoded by the coding sequence ATGACATATGTTAAGACCAAGTATTTTCACGATAGTTTATTTGATGACTTTTTTGATTTTCCATTTTATGATGACAAAGCAGCCCGCAAAGCTGAGAAGAAACTGTACGGCCATCACGTACATGATCTGATGAAGACCGATATCAAAGAGAAGAAAGACGGTTACGAACTCATCATCGATCTTCCGGGATTCCATAAAGATCAGGTCAGCGCCGAACTGACCAACGGATATCTGGTTATCAGCGCCGCAAAGGGAATGGATCAGGAATCCTCTGATAAAGCTTCCGAACGTTATCTCAGAAGAGAACGTTTTGCAGGATCCTGCCAGAGAAGCTACTATGTCGGCGAAGATATTTCTGAAGAAGATATTAAAGCCGAATTTAAGCACGGCGTTTTAAAACTTTTGTTCCGAAGAAAGAAGCACAGCCCGTAG
- a CDS encoding DnaJ C-terminal domain-containing protein — MSAKRDYYEILGLDKKATDASIKKAYRKLAKKYHPDSNPNDKEAEKRFKEVTEAYNVLSDKEKKKLYDQFGHAGLDPNGPFANGGAYGTSGNYTGAGGSRNSYAYRSPDGTYQEFHFEGGDMNDIFGDMFGDIFHHTHSGSSAGARSGFGNGFGNGFSGQNYKQKGEDLHTEIDVSFHDAAFGCDKVIHLTNPSTGQTQSLQVHIPAGIDDGKSVRLKGKGHPGIGGGPAGDLFLKVHIQNSTAFTRKGLDIYTTKRVPFTTAALGGEALVSTLDGQVLCKVRPGTQSGSKIRLKGKGIVSMQNPSVHGDLYVTIQIDVPKNLSPEAQKKLKEFEACCNKNSRYQSSKAS; from the coding sequence ATGAGTGCCAAACGTGATTATTACGAAATATTGGGTCTGGATAAAAAAGCCACCGATGCTTCTATTAAAAAAGCATATCGAAAGCTGGCCAAAAAATATCATCCGGACTCTAACCCCAATGATAAAGAAGCCGAGAAACGATTTAAAGAAGTGACAGAAGCGTACAACGTACTGAGTGATAAAGAAAAGAAGAAATTATATGACCAGTTTGGCCATGCAGGACTGGATCCAAACGGTCCTTTTGCAAATGGTGGTGCCTATGGAACTTCCGGCAACTATACCGGAGCCGGTGGAAGTCGGAATTCTTATGCCTACCGAAGCCCCGATGGAACTTATCAGGAATTCCATTTTGAAGGCGGCGATATGAATGATATCTTCGGAGACATGTTTGGAGATATTTTCCATCATACACATTCCGGTTCCTCCGCAGGAGCTCGTAGCGGATTCGGCAATGGATTTGGGAACGGATTTTCCGGTCAGAATTATAAACAAAAGGGAGAAGATCTTCATACAGAGATCGATGTTTCCTTCCACGATGCCGCTTTCGGTTGTGACAAAGTGATTCATCTGACCAATCCTTCTACCGGACAGACGCAAAGTCTGCAGGTTCACATCCCTGCCGGTATTGATGATGGAAAGAGTGTCCGTCTGAAAGGAAAAGGACATCCCGGAATCGGCGGCGGTCCAGCCGGAGATCTGTTCCTGAAAGTTCACATTCAGAACAGTACTGCTTTCACTCGAAAAGGATTGGATATTTACACGACAAAACGGGTGCCTTTTACCACCGCTGCTTTAGGCGGAGAGGCTTTGGTTTCCACCCTGGATGGGCAGGTACTCTGTAAAGTCCGGCCCGGAACCCAGTCCGGTTCTAAGATCCGGCTGAAGGGAAAGGGTATTGTTTCCATGCAAAATCCATCGGTTCACGGAGATCTGTATGTAACAATCCAGATCGATGTTCCGAAGAATCTTTCGCCGGAAGCACAGAAAAAACTGAAAGAGTTTGAGGCCTGCTGCAACAAAAATTCCCGTTATCAAAGCAGTAAAGCATCCTAA